One Verrucomicrobiaceae bacterium genomic window carries:
- the secA gene encoding preprotein translocase subunit SecA, whose protein sequence is MFNWFIKKLLGSKNQRTVKRLQPVVAEINKIEEQLQQGTVEGLRERVAKWQQQFRAFHTPPFLGGVGLRIADENAVNATLEAIAPYFAALKQHFSSLENDYLAPSSWAAASIDDKKARIDRARDAWNKIQPQFAEIEAKLLNDILPEAYAVVKNAARRLCGSELVICDMPLKWNMVHFDVQLIGGIALHRGMIAEMATGEGKTLVGTLPVFLNALTGRGVHVITVNDYLARRDSEWMGYLYKFLGLTVGCIQNDQSSQFRAEQYQCDITYGTNSEFGFDYLRDNGMASSKQQQVQRGHYFAIVDEVDSVLIDEARTPLIISGPVAASETSHHYERYKPLVEQLVRRQTTLCNKIISDAKELVATNPEEAGKRMFQVHLGQPKNRALTRCKEDPELRRLIEKAELSLYQDTQKVEYFKLKEEMYYSIEEKSHEADLSEMGRTFLNPDDPDAFVLPDIATIFSEIDGDASLTDEQKQQKKTETQDRLSHQGQRMHQISQLLRAYTLYEKDVEYVVEDNKVMIVDPQTGRKMAGRRWSDGLHQAVEAKEGVHIDAETQTLATITIQNYFRLYQKLGGMTGTAETDAAEFNDIYGLDVLTIPTNRPIKRLDQNDSIYKTRREKFQAVIELIKQLHAKGQPILVGTASVEASETLSRMLKLQKIVHNVLNAKYHRQEAEIVSRAGLKGAVTISTNMAGRGTDIKLGEGVAELGGLFVLGTERHESRRVDRQLRGRSARQGDPGESKFFLAFEDDLMRNFGAAERMTKMMERFGMKEGEELQHPWLNRSVETAQKRVEQRNYVWRKRVLEYDDVMNQQREVVYEWRNDVLNSNDTRILINDAVEKGIRDRLAEYIPQEKGATPDYDGLLNWINMTFPIGLRADDAAFDTRDFEGNVLFIRDRILAAYDVKVQGGNPTALQEIEKMILLNAIDRLWQEHLYALDALKEGVGLRTHGQKDPLIEFKQEAFGAFSTLMTSINGEVLGNLFRSTQQLAAFEAFLAQMAMQASSAASHSQDSSAAEDEDEEEEQKPTDPALSGPRLIIPTRTPAAAQQKFQNIGRNDPCPCGSGKKYKQCCGRLA, encoded by the coding sequence ATGTTCAACTGGTTCATCAAAAAACTCCTCGGCTCCAAAAACCAGCGCACCGTCAAGCGCCTCCAGCCCGTCGTCGCCGAGATCAACAAGATCGAAGAACAGCTCCAGCAGGGCACCGTAGAAGGACTGCGTGAGCGAGTCGCCAAGTGGCAGCAGCAGTTCCGCGCTTTTCACACGCCACCTTTCCTCGGCGGTGTCGGCCTGCGTATCGCGGACGAAAATGCGGTCAATGCCACGCTCGAAGCCATCGCTCCTTACTTTGCAGCGCTGAAGCAGCACTTCAGCTCTCTCGAAAACGATTACCTCGCTCCTAGCTCATGGGCTGCCGCTTCTATCGATGACAAAAAAGCTCGCATCGACCGTGCTCGCGACGCTTGGAACAAAATCCAGCCCCAGTTCGCCGAGATCGAGGCCAAACTGCTCAACGACATCCTCCCAGAAGCCTACGCCGTGGTGAAAAACGCCGCCCGCAGGCTCTGCGGCAGTGAGCTGGTCATCTGTGACATGCCTTTGAAGTGGAACATGGTCCACTTCGACGTCCAGCTCATCGGCGGCATCGCCCTGCATCGTGGGATGATCGCCGAAATGGCCACTGGCGAAGGTAAAACACTCGTCGGCACTCTGCCGGTGTTCTTGAATGCTCTTACCGGCCGTGGCGTGCACGTCATCACCGTGAATGACTACCTCGCCCGCCGTGATAGCGAGTGGATGGGTTATTTGTACAAATTCCTCGGCCTCACCGTCGGCTGCATCCAGAACGACCAGTCCAGCCAGTTCCGCGCAGAGCAATATCAGTGCGACATCACCTACGGCACGAACAGCGAGTTCGGCTTCGACTACCTGCGTGACAATGGCATGGCCTCCAGCAAGCAGCAGCAGGTCCAGCGCGGCCATTACTTCGCCATCGTAGATGAAGTGGACAGCGTCCTCATCGACGAAGCACGCACGCCCCTCATCATCAGCGGCCCCGTCGCCGCCTCAGAGACCAGCCACCACTACGAGCGCTACAAGCCCCTCGTCGAGCAGCTCGTGCGCCGTCAGACCACGCTGTGCAATAAAATCATCTCCGACGCCAAAGAACTCGTCGCCACCAATCCCGAAGAGGCCGGCAAACGCATGTTCCAGGTGCATCTGGGCCAGCCCAAAAACCGTGCCCTCACCCGCTGCAAAGAGGACCCCGAGCTGCGCCGTCTCATCGAAAAAGCCGAGCTCTCCCTCTATCAGGACACGCAGAAGGTCGAATACTTCAAACTCAAGGAGGAGATGTACTACTCCATCGAGGAAAAGAGCCACGAGGCCGACCTCAGCGAGATGGGCCGCACCTTCCTCAATCCTGACGATCCAGACGCCTTCGTCCTGCCAGACATCGCCACCATTTTCAGCGAGATCGACGGTGACGCCTCACTCACCGACGAGCAGAAGCAGCAGAAGAAGACCGAAACGCAGGACCGCCTCTCCCACCAGGGCCAGCGCATGCACCAGATCAGCCAGCTCCTGCGTGCCTACACCCTCTATGAAAAAGACGTCGAGTACGTCGTCGAGGATAACAAAGTCATGATCGTCGATCCGCAGACAGGCCGCAAAATGGCCGGTCGCCGCTGGTCCGATGGGCTCCACCAGGCCGTCGAGGCCAAAGAAGGCGTCCATATCGATGCCGAGACGCAGACGCTCGCCACCATCACCATTCAGAACTACTTCCGCCTGTATCAAAAACTCGGTGGCATGACTGGTACCGCCGAAACCGACGCCGCCGAGTTCAATGACATCTACGGCCTCGATGTGCTCACCATACCGACGAACCGCCCCATCAAGCGCCTCGACCAAAACGACAGCATTTACAAAACACGCCGCGAGAAGTTCCAGGCCGTCATCGAGCTCATCAAGCAACTGCACGCCAAAGGCCAGCCCATCCTCGTCGGCACCGCCAGCGTCGAAGCCAGTGAAACCCTGAGCCGCATGCTCAAACTGCAAAAAATCGTCCACAATGTCCTCAATGCGAAATACCACCGCCAGGAGGCCGAAATCGTCTCCAGAGCCGGCTTAAAGGGTGCCGTGACCATATCCACCAACATGGCCGGCCGTGGCACGGACATCAAACTCGGCGAAGGTGTCGCTGAACTCGGTGGACTCTTCGTCTTGGGCACCGAAAGGCATGAAAGCCGCCGCGTGGACCGCCAGCTCCGCGGTCGTAGTGCCCGCCAGGGTGATCCCGGTGAGAGTAAGTTCTTCCTCGCCTTCGAAGACGACCTCATGCGTAACTTTGGAGCCGCAGAGCGCATGACCAAGATGATGGAGCGCTTTGGCATGAAGGAAGGGGAGGAACTCCAGCACCCCTGGCTCAACCGCAGCGTCGAAACCGCCCAAAAACGCGTCGAACAGCGCAACTACGTCTGGCGCAAACGCGTCCTCGAATATGACGACGTCATGAACCAGCAGCGCGAAGTCGTCTATGAATGGCGCAATGACGTGCTCAACAGCAACGACACGCGTATTTTGATCAATGACGCCGTCGAAAAAGGCATCCGCGACCGCTTGGCCGAATACATCCCGCAGGAAAAAGGTGCCACGCCTGACTACGACGGCCTGCTAAACTGGATCAACATGACCTTCCCCATCGGCCTCCGTGCCGATGATGCGGCCTTCGACACCCGCGACTTTGAGGGCAACGTCCTTTTCATCCGCGACCGCATCCTCGCCGCCTATGACGTGAAGGTGCAAGGCGGCAATCCCACCGCCCTCCAGGAGATCGAAAAAATGATCCTCCTCAACGCCATCGACCGCCTCTGGCAGGAGCATCTGTATGCGCTGGATGCCCTCAAAGAAGGCGTCGGCCTCCGCACGCACGGGCAGAAAGATCCGCTCATCGAGTTCAAGCAAGAGGCCTTCGGTGCCTTCAGCACCCTCATGACCAGCATCAATGGCGAAGTGCTCGGCAACCTCTTCCGCAGCACCCAGCAGCTCGCCGCCTTTGAGGCCTTCTTGGCCCAGATGGCCATGCAGGCATCCAGCGCCGCTTCACACTCCCAGGATAGCTCTGCGGCAGAGGACGAGGACGAAGAAGAAGAGCAAAAGCCTACTGATCCAGCCCTCTCAGGCCCGCGTCTCATCATCCCCACACGCACGCCAGCCGCTGCGCAGCAGAAATTCCAAAACATCGGACGCAATGATCCTTGCCCCTGCGGCAGTGGCAAGAAGTACAAGCAGTGCTGTGGCCGCCTCGCCTGA
- the recN gene encoding DNA repair protein RecN, with product MLSVLKIRNLALVEDVTWELAAGLVGVTGETGAGKSIIVGALKLLLGERADRSLIRTGQDACTVEASFHLRDTEAIDSVLAEAGLDPCQDGELLIKRTISASGANKQFVNCSPVTIQVLKSLGEHLVDLHGPHDHQSLNSRDRQLDMLDKFAAIEDQRGKYEAAWTLWRAAVTELDELENSERATSQQLDMFRFQAKEIASAELKDGEEEELEARHRITANGARLAELCAAITTRLSDGDGSILDGLRDLARSIHELEKIDPASTQLFAGFKSAHIELTDLESSVQDYADDLEIDAAELAQIESRIHTIQTLKRKYGRSIREILDFLTDTERKLAKIENRSEEIAKLQKLVQDRENDVLKLGRQISKKRAESAPKLAKEVATHLTDLGFKQSIFSAQLTIQPTPAKSGLEEVDFHFAPNPGEPSKPLRLTASSGEMSRVLLAVKSALAKQDAVPLLVFDEIDANVGGNIAEAVGRKMSALGATHQVIAITHFPQVASLAGSQFVVTKEIKGGQTRSQIHEITGDARLEELARMLGGSAASAREHAKSLLKSAKK from the coding sequence ATGCTCTCCGTCCTCAAAATCCGCAACCTCGCCCTCGTCGAAGACGTGACATGGGAACTCGCCGCCGGCCTCGTCGGCGTCACTGGCGAGACGGGTGCGGGGAAATCCATCATCGTCGGAGCCCTGAAGCTCCTCCTCGGCGAGCGGGCGGACCGCTCCCTCATCCGCACCGGGCAGGATGCCTGCACTGTCGAGGCCAGCTTCCACCTCCGCGACACCGAGGCCATCGACAGCGTCCTCGCAGAGGCCGGGCTCGATCCCTGCCAAGACGGCGAGCTGCTCATCAAGCGCACCATCAGCGCCAGCGGAGCGAATAAACAATTCGTCAACTGCTCCCCAGTCACCATCCAGGTGCTCAAAAGCCTCGGAGAGCACCTTGTCGATCTCCACGGCCCCCACGATCATCAATCGCTCAACTCCCGCGACCGCCAGCTCGACATGCTCGATAAATTCGCCGCCATCGAGGACCAACGCGGCAAGTATGAGGCCGCCTGGACACTCTGGCGTGCCGCTGTGACCGAGCTAGATGAGCTGGAGAACTCCGAGCGAGCCACCAGCCAGCAGCTCGACATGTTCCGCTTTCAGGCCAAAGAAATCGCCTCCGCAGAGCTCAAAGATGGAGAGGAAGAAGAGCTCGAAGCCCGCCACCGCATCACCGCGAATGGTGCACGCCTCGCGGAGCTCTGCGCCGCCATCACCACCCGCCTCAGTGATGGCGATGGCAGCATTCTGGATGGCCTCCGCGACCTCGCCCGCAGCATCCACGAACTCGAAAAAATCGACCCCGCCTCCACGCAGCTCTTTGCGGGCTTCAAATCCGCCCACATCGAGCTCACTGACCTCGAGAGCAGCGTCCAAGACTACGCCGATGATTTGGAAATAGATGCCGCAGAGCTCGCTCAGATCGAAAGCCGCATCCACACCATCCAGACCCTCAAACGCAAATACGGACGCAGCATCCGCGAGATCCTCGACTTCCTCACCGACACCGAGCGCAAACTCGCCAAAATCGAGAACCGCAGTGAGGAAATCGCCAAACTCCAAAAACTCGTCCAAGACCGCGAAAACGACGTTTTGAAGCTCGGACGCCAAATTTCCAAAAAACGAGCCGAATCCGCCCCCAAGCTCGCCAAAGAAGTCGCCACACATCTGACCGATCTCGGCTTCAAACAGAGCATTTTCTCCGCGCAGCTCACTATCCAGCCCACACCTGCCAAAAGCGGCCTCGAAGAGGTCGATTTCCACTTTGCGCCCAATCCGGGAGAACCCTCCAAGCCCCTCCGCCTCACCGCCAGTAGCGGTGAAATGTCCCGCGTCCTCCTCGCCGTGAAAAGCGCCCTCGCCAAGCAGGATGCCGTGCCGCTCCTCGTCTTTGATGAGATCGATGCCAACGTCGGCGGCAACATCGCCGAAGCCGTGGGCCGTAAAATGTCCGCCCTCGGAGCCACGCATCAAGTCATCGCCATCACGCACTTTCCGCAGGTCGCATCGCTCGCAGGCAGCCAGTTTGTCGTCACCAAAGAGATCAAAGGCGGCCAGACACGCTCACAAATCCACGAGATCACAGGTGATGCACGGCTTGAAGAACTCGCCCGCATGCTCGGAGGCTCCGCCGCCAGTGCCCGCGAGCACGCGAAAAGCCTCCTCAAATCCGCCAAGAAGTAA